The Deltaproteobacteria bacterium nucleotide sequence GGCCGCGCGGGGTCGACACCGAGGCGGGCCGCGTTCTCGTGCAGCCACTTCACGCCCGACACGCAGTCGTGCAGGCCCGCCGGGAACGGCGCGACCTCGGGCGCCGACGACGGAGTCAGCGCGTTGCGGAAGTCGACCATCGCGACCGCGACGCCCTGCGCCGCGATGATGCGGCCCCAGGCGCGGTACATGCCGTCGAAGCACGACATGACCTGCATGCCGCCGCCGTGGATGTAGTACACGCAGGGCAGCGGCTCGCGCGACTCGGGCCGGATCAGCTGCACCTTCACCGTGTTGCCGTCGGGCGCGGAGCGGAACTCGTGCGTGGCCACCGACAGTCCCGCGGACGACGCGATCTGCTCGTTGTCCATGAGGTCGAAGAGCTTGGTCATCTGCTCGCGCTGCGCGATCGCGTGCGGCTGGTTGGCCTCGGCGAGCAGCTCGTCGCGGCTGCGGACGTCGCTCTGCGCCAGGGTGGGGAAAGCGCCCAGCGCGGCCTTGATGCGCGGGTCGATGCGCCGGTCTTCCTGAAGCTTGCTCACGTTCGCCTCCGAGTGGATCTGTTCCGCGATCTTACGCCGCGCGCACGGCCCTCGCGATCTCGCCCCAGCGCGCGAGGTGGTCGGGGTGCTCCTGGATGTCGCCCATCGCCAGGTAGCTGACCACGCGCGCGGCCTTGCCGGCGTAGCGGGCGATCAGCGCGTCGGCCAGGTCGTCCCAGCGCGCGATCAGCGCGAAGTGCTCGAGCATCTCGTCGCTGATCGCGGCGGCCATGCCGCCGATGTCGCCGGCCTTCATCAGCGCGCCGAGCTTCGCGGTGGTGCCCGGGAAGCCGAGGTCGTCGAACTGGAACGCGTAGTTCGGCGTCGAGCCGTAGAAGGCGATCTGCGTGCGCGCGATCTGGATCATGCGTGCGCGCGCCTCGGGCGTGTCGCCGGGGATCGCGAACACGGGCACGATCAGGTCGATCTCGGCGACGCTGCGTCCGGCCTTCGCGGCGCCCGCCGCGAGCGCCGGCAGGAGCCGCGTCTCGATGTAGCGCATCGAGTGCATCGGGTGGACGTGCACGCCGTCGCACAGCTCGCCCGCGACCCGGCACATCTGCGGGCCCACCGCGGAGATGTCGATCTTCACGTCCTCGAAGGCGTGGCGGGGCGGCGCCCACTGACCCGGCAGGAGACTCAAATTGTAGTACGGGCCCTCGTGGTGGAGCTTCTCCTCGCCGCGGAACGCGCGGATGCAGGCCTTGAACGCGCCCACGTAGTCGCGCATCTGCGGCGCCGGCTTGTCCCAGAGCGCGCCGTAGCGGCGCACGATGTGGCCGCGCACCTGGCTGCCGAGGCCCAGCCGGAACCGCCCGCGCGTGTTCTGCGCCAGCTCCCAGGCGACCTGCGCCGACACCATCGGGCTGCGCGGGAACGCGACCGCGATCCCGGTGCAGAAGTGGAGCTTCGGCGCGGCCATCGCCGCCGCCGCGATCATCATCCACGGAACCGTGCCGGCCTCGGTGAACAGCATGCCCGAGAAGCCCGCGCGCTCGAGCTCGCGCGCGAGCGAGGCGCTCTTCTCCCAGGTCAGTCCCCCGGTCATGAGATCGAACTCCACGTGCCGTCCCTCCTGTGTCGCGCCGCGCGTCGGGCGCGGCTCGGCCATCCTACCGGAAGGCCGCGGCTCGAGGGTCGGAGCTCGGGCCTCACCGCTTCGGCGGCAGCGGCCTTCGCAGTCGCCTTCGGCTCGGATCCGCCTTGGCGAGCTCGGCCTCGACCTCCGCGCGGCTGCGCGCGTAGGTGAGCTCGCGGCCGCGGACGCTCCCGACGTAGGCGAGCCCGTTGCGGGTCGGGGTGAGCGAGCAGCGCACGCTCTCCGCGATCACGACGTCGATCCGGTCCGCGTGCTTGCTGAGCACGACGGCGTCGATCGTCTGACCGGCCTCGGTCTCGAGCCTCACGGTTTCCGTCTGCATCGCGACGCGAAGGGTACCATCCCCGGCTGCGACGCCGAATCGGTAGAATGCGGGCTCGCACTGCTCGAAGGAGACCCCATGGCCGATCTGCGCGAGATGCCCGAAGCCGAGCTTCGCGGGCGCGTCCAGAAGCTGCTCGCGGAAGCGCATCCGGAGCGCACCGACTCGATCACGTTCCGCCGCAAGCAGTTCGAGCACGGGCTGGCGTGGGTGCACTTCCCGGAGGGGCACGGGGGGCTCGGCATCAGCCCGAAGCAGCAGCTCACGGTGCTCGACGAGATCCAAAAGCACTCGAAGGTGGTGCACCACGATCCGCCGGTCAGCACGATCGGCATCGGCATGGGCGCGCCCACGGTGCTCACCTACGCGAGCGAGGCGCAGAAGAAGTACCACCTGCCGCGCATCTTCTCGGGCGAGGACATCTGGTGCCAGATGTTCAGCGAGCCGAGCGCGGGCTCCGACGTCGCGGGCCTGTCCTCGCGCGCGGTGCGCGACGGCGACGACTGGGTGGTGAACGGCCAGAAGGTGTGGACGTCGGTCGCGCACCTGTCGAGCTGGGGCATGCTCGTGGTGCGCACGAACCCCGACGTGCCGAAGCACGACGGGCTCTCGTACTTCATCGTCGACATGAAGAGCCCCGGCGTGACGATCCGACCGCTGTACCAGATCACCGCCGAGGCCGAGTTCAACGAGGTGTTCTTCGACAACGTGCGCATCCCCCACGCGAACATGCTCGGCAAGGAGGGCCAGGGCTGGCGCGTCGCGATCACCACGCTCATGAACGAGCGCGTCGCGATCGGCGGCGGCGGCCCCAAGAAGAAGGGCGCGGGCGGGATCGCGCAGGTCGTGCAGCTGTGGCAGAAGCGCAAGCCCGGCGCGCTCTCGCCAGCGCAAGAGGTGATCATGCGCGACCGCGTGACGCGCGCGTGGATGGAGAACGAGCTGCTGCGCGTCACCAACCAGCGCGCGCGCGCCGCGCAGAAGTCGGGCAATCCGGGGCCGGAGGGCTCGGTCGGCAAGCTCGCGCAGGCGGAGATCAACAAGCGCCTGTGGGAGCTCGCGATCGACGTGCTGGGCAGCGACGGGCTCGCGTTCGAGGCGGGCTACGAGCTGCGCCAGAGCGGCTTCGAGGGCCGCACGGCCGAGGCGCTCGCGAAGTACCAGTTCCTGCGCTCGCGCGCGAACTCGATCGAGGGCGGAACGTCCGAGATCATGAAGAACATCCTCGGCGAGCGCGTGCTCGGCCTGCCGGGCGATCCGCGCGTCGACAAGGACGTGCCCTGGAAGGACGTGCCGCGCTCCTAGGCGGCGGCACTCACTCGAGATTGGAGCAAGCGAACCATGCCCGCTGATTTCGTCTTCACCGATGAGCACGACGAGCTGCGCCAGACCGTGCGCGCGTTCCTGGCCAAGCGATCCGACGAGAAGGCCGTGCGCGCCACGATGGTCGGCGAGCGCGGCTACGACCCCGAGGTCTGGAAGCAGCTCGCCGAGGAGCTCGGCCTGGTCGGCCTGATCATCCCCGAGGAGCACGGCGGCGCCGGCTACGGCCCGGTCGAGCTATTGATCGCGATGGAAGAGATGGGGCGCGCGCTGCTCTGCGCGCCGTATCTGGGCACCTCCGTGTTCGCGGCGCAGGCGCTGCTCACCTGCGCCGACGCGGTGACGCAGAAGGAGCTGCTGCCGAAGATCGCGTCGGGCGCGGCGATCGTGAGCGTCGCGTTCGCCGAGCCGAACGGGCGCTGGGACGTGGCCGGCATCGGCCTGCGCGCCAGCGGCACGGGCGCGAACGTGACGCTCGACGGGGAGAAGACGCTCGTGCTCGACGGGCTCTGCGCCGACGTGCTGCTCGTGGTCGCGCGCGGCGACGCGGGCCTCGAGCTGCTGCGCGTGGACGCGAGCGCCCCCGGCCTCTCGCGCAGCGCGATCCCGCCGCTCGATCTCACCCGCAAGCTCGCGCGCGTGCGCTTCGCGGGCACGCCCGCGACGCGAATCTCGAGCGGCGACCAGACCTCGAGCTTCGAGCGCGTGCTCGCCTTCGTGTGCGCGGCGCTCGCGGCCGAGCAGGTGGGCGGCGCGCAGAAGTGCCTGGAGATGGCGACGGACTACGCGAAGAGCCGGCTCCAGTTCGGCCGCCCGATCGGGAGCTACCAGGCGATCAAGCACAAGTGCGCCGAGATGCTGGTCGCGGTGGAGATGGCGAAGTCCGCGGCCACCAACGCGCTGTTCATCGCCGCGGCGAACGAGCCGGACTTCGTCGAGGCCGCCGCGCTCGCCAAGGCCTACTGCTCCGAGGCCTACTACCACGCCGCCGCGGACAACATCCAGATCCACGGCGGCATGGGCTTCACCTGGGAGGCCGCGCCGCATCTGTACTTCAAGCGCGCGAAGTCGAGCGAGCTGCTGTTCGGCGACGCCGCGCACCACCGCGAGGAGCTGGCGAAGCACGTCGGGTTGTAGCCCGCGCTGCTACCGTGCGAGACATGTCGCAAGCCCGTCCCCTGAGCCCGCTCGAGTCGGAGTCACTCGCCCCGACCCGGATCATCGATTCGGATCACCCCAGCGTGCGCGAGTTCGCCGCCGCGCGCAGCGCCGGCGCCACGACACCCGTGGAGCGCGCCGTCCGCCTGTACTACGCCGTGCGCGACGGGATCCGCTACGACCCCTACCAGGCGGCGATCGACGAGCCCGCGCTTCGCGCCAGCGCGACGCTCGCGCGCGGCCACGGCTGGTGCGTGTCCAAGGCCGTGCTGCTCGCGGCCGCCTGCCGCGCCGTCGGCGTTCCGGCGCGGCTCGGCTTCGCGGACGTGCGCAACCACCTCTCGACGGCGCGAATGCGCGAGCAGATGCAGACGGACGTCTTCTACTGGCACGGCTACACGTCCCTGCGGCTCGGGGCCGCCGATCGCTGGCTGAAGGCGACGCCCGCGTTCAACATCGAGCTGTGTCAGAAGTTCGGCCTGCTGCCGCTCGAGTTCGACGGCGAGCGCGACTCC carries:
- a CDS encoding acyl-CoA dehydrogenase translates to MPEAELRGRVQKLLAEAHPERTDSITFRRKQFEHGLAWVHFPEGHGGLGISPKQQLTVLDEIQKHSKVVHHDPPVSTIGIGMGAPTVLTYASEAQKKYHLPRIFSGEDIWCQMFSEPSAGSDVAGLSSRAVRDGDDWVVNGQKVWTSVAHLSSWGMLVVRTNPDVPKHDGLSYFIVDMKSPGVTIRPLYQITAEAEFNEVFFDNVRIPHANMLGKEGQGWRVAITTLMNERVAIGGGGPKKKGAGGIAQVVQLWQKRKPGALSPAQEVIMRDRVTRAWMENELLRVTNQRARAAQKSGNPGPEGSVGKLAQAEINKRLWELAIDVLGSDGLAFEAGYELRQSGFEGRTAEALAKYQFLRSRANSIEGGTSEIMKNILGERVLGLPGDPRVDKDVPWKDVPRS
- a CDS encoding transglutaminase family protein — its product is MSQARPLSPLESESLAPTRIIDSDHPSVREFAAARSAGATTPVERAVRLYYAVRDGIRYDPYQAAIDEPALRASATLARGHGWCVSKAVLLAAACRAVGVPARLGFADVRNHLSTARMREQMQTDVFYWHGYTSLRLGAADRWLKATPAFNIELCQKFGLLPLEFDGERDSIFHPADREGRRHMEYVNERGEYGDVPLAEIQATFRERYPYMGIGKASEPSQPAAEADFAADVEAEVAKG
- a CDS encoding TIGR03617 family F420-dependent LLM class oxidoreductase encodes the protein MTGGLTWEKSASLARELERAGFSGMLFTEAGTVPWMMIAAAAMAAPKLHFCTGIAVAFPRSPMVSAQVAWELAQNTRGRFRLGLGSQVRGHIVRRYGALWDKPAPQMRDYVGAFKACIRAFRGEEKLHHEGPYYNLSLLPGQWAPPRHAFEDVKIDISAVGPQMCRVAGELCDGVHVHPMHSMRYIETRLLPALAAGAAKAGRSVAEIDLIVPVFAIPGDTPEARARMIQIARTQIAFYGSTPNYAFQFDDLGFPGTTAKLGALMKAGDIGGMAAAISDEMLEHFALIARWDDLADALIARYAGKAARVVSYLAMGDIQEHPDHLARWGEIARAVRAA
- a CDS encoding alpha/beta hydrolase, whose amino-acid sequence is MSKLQEDRRIDPRIKAALGAFPTLAQSDVRSRDELLAEANQPHAIAQREQMTKLFDLMDNEQIASSAGLSVATHEFRSAPDGNTVKVQLIRPESREPLPCVYYIHGGGMQVMSCFDGMYRAWGRIIAAQGVAVAMVDFRNALTPSSAPEVAPFPAGLHDCVSGVKWLHENAARLGVDPARP
- a CDS encoding acyl-CoA dehydrogenase; the protein is MPADFVFTDEHDELRQTVRAFLAKRSDEKAVRATMVGERGYDPEVWKQLAEELGLVGLIIPEEHGGAGYGPVELLIAMEEMGRALLCAPYLGTSVFAAQALLTCADAVTQKELLPKIASGAAIVSVAFAEPNGRWDVAGIGLRASGTGANVTLDGEKTLVLDGLCADVLLVVARGDAGLELLRVDASAPGLSRSAIPPLDLTRKLARVRFAGTPATRISSGDQTSSFERVLAFVCAALAAEQVGGAQKCLEMATDYAKSRLQFGRPIGSYQAIKHKCAEMLVAVEMAKSAATNALFIAAANEPDFVEAAALAKAYCSEAYYHAAADNIQIHGGMGFTWEAAPHLYFKRAKSSELLFGDAAHHREELAKHVGL